TCTTATTGAATATTTAGAATAGCAAATCATATGATTAAACTAGGAAATACAGACTTACAGACTGCTCCCATTGTATTCGGGGGCAATGTTTTTGGATGGACACTCGATGAAAAAGAGTCGTTCAGGATACTGGACGAATTGCTCGACGCTGGTTTCAATACCATCGATACGGCCAATGTTTATTCGCGCTGGGTTCCCGGCAACCAGGGAGGCGAATCGGAAACGATCATCGGGAAGTGGATGAAAGAGCGACGCAATCGCGATAAAGTCACCGTGATTACCAAGGTAGGCTCCGATATGGGACAAGGCCATCGTGACCTTTCTGAGAAACACATCCTGGAAGCGGTGGACGATTCTTTGCGCCGTCTGCAAACCGACACCATCGATTTGTATCTCTCGCACTGGGATGATGAAAATACACCGGTGGAAGAAACCCTGGGAGCTTACAAAAAACTCATCAAAGCCGGGAAAGTCCGTTATATAGGCGCCTCCAATCTTCCGCCCGAAAGACTGAAGGAAT
This Prolixibacter sp. NT017 DNA region includes the following protein-coding sequences:
- a CDS encoding aldo/keto reductase, coding for MIKLGNTDLQTAPIVFGGNVFGWTLDEKESFRILDELLDAGFNTIDTANVYSRWVPGNQGGESETIIGKWMKERRNRDKVTVITKVGSDMGQGHRDLSEKHILEAVDDSLRRLQTDTIDLYLSHWDDENTPVEETLGAYKKLIKAGKVRYIGASNLPPERLKESLKASVQNGLPRYAVFQPEYNLYDRRGFEEGVDPVCREEGLGVITYFSLAKGFLSGKYRSKDDLGKSVRGGGVEGYLNERGFRILKALDDLAAKHEVSQAAVALAWLIHQPNVTAPIASATKSSHLKAFTEALQMKPEPEDLQLLQSASAYE